In Spodoptera frugiperda isolate SF20-4 chromosome 12, AGI-APGP_CSIRO_Sfru_2.0, whole genome shotgun sequence, a single window of DNA contains:
- the LOC118262286 gene encoding uncharacterized protein LOC118262286, with protein MKIYKSRYYFVKGYSVTMASAKFVVFAALLIVLNMHWAQCQFYPGYGGYYPQVIGRDNDNDLDTILPILILAMFGRNGGLGCNGGGCGCGGCGGGCGCGCGRC; from the exons atgaaaatatataaaagtaggtattattttgttaaggGATATTCAGTCACCATGGCTTCAGCTAAGTTTGTCGTATTCGCAGCTCTCTTGATCGTTTTGAac ATGCACTGGGCTCAGTGCCAGTTCTACCCTGGATACGGCGGCTACTACCCACAAGTGATTGGACGAGACAACGATAATGACCTGGACACCATCCTGCCAATTCTCATCCTCGCCATGTTTGGCAGAAATGGTGGACTTGGTTGCAACGGTGGTGGGTGCGGATGTGGTGGTTGCGGTGGCGGATGTGGCTGCGGATGTGGCCGTtgctaa